GAAGCTTGATTAAAACAACCCCGACACTGGCGAGAACAACCCTGTACCCAGACCACCGCCCGACAGCCGGGGCCGTTAACGGCGGATTCATCCACATAGCCCATGATATTGAGATGATGGGCGGGAATTTGCCCTAATTCGGCAGCAATAGTCAGACTCATCGCTTATAATCCTCGATCGATTCCTATCTTTTTCATGCTAGGGAAAAAACGACAAAAATTGATCGCTCTTGCCATGATTTGTTAACCTTTGACACACATCACCTGCTTGAGAGTGGCGACAATTTCCACGAGATCAGCCTGTTGATTCATCACCTGTTGGATCGGTTTATAAGCTCCCGGAATCTCATCAATAACGCCCTCATCCTTGCGGCATTCAACCCCTTCGGTTTGGGCGATTAAATCATCAAGAGTAAAGATTTTTTTAGCCAGATTTCTCGACATCAAGCGCCCAGCCCCGTGGGAACAGGAACAGAAGCTATTATGTTCCCCTTTGCCTTTGACAATATAAGATTGCGCTCCCATGGAACCGGGGATAATACCATAATCGGTTTCTCTAGCGCGGACGGCTCCTTTTCGGGTGACATAAACCTCCTCCCCAAAATGAATTTCTTTTTCGGCATAATTGTGATGACAATTAACTACTAAGAGGGGTTTAGTTGGTTTGCCTCCCGCTAGATGTTTTTCAACAATGCGTTTAAATCTAGCTATCATAATTTCCCGATTATAACGGGCATATTCCTGGGCCCATTGTAGATCGTGCCAGTAGGCGGCAAATTCTTCTGTACCGGCGACAAAGTAGGCCAGATCGAGGTCGGGTAATTTACATTCTGCTAGTTTGGCTAACTCTTTGGCAGTATCAATATGACATTGGGCCAGTTGATTACCAATACCTCTAGAACCGGAATGGAGCATTAACCAAACTTGATTGTCTGTATCTAAACAAATTTCGATAAAGTGATTACCACCCCCCAGAGAACCCATTTGTTTAAGGGCTTTTTTCTCTAGGTTTTGTACGCCTCGATGAATCTGTTTAAATTCCGCCCATTTTGGCCATTTAGTTACTTCCCGATCCACTTCTTTATTTTCCGCAAAACCGACGGGAATATTCGCCTCCACATCGAGGCGAATTTTTTTAAGTTTTCCCTGCAATTGTTCACCGGTGAAAGGCATTTTTAGGGCAGCCATGCCGCAACCGATATCGACCCCGACGGCGGCGGGAATTACGGCATCTTTGGTGGCAATAACCGAACCGACTAAAGCACCTTTACCCAAGTGAACATCGGGCATTAAAGAAATGTGTTTATAAACAAAAGGTAGGGAAGCGACATTTTTGGCCATTTGGGTTTCTTGGGGTCCCAATTCATGCCCCGCCCAAGATAAAATCGGTGTCGGTGTGGAAAGTTCCAGAGTTTCGTAAGTCATATTTTTTATGAAATAATCAGATAAAAAGCGGATACAACCAAGACAATAAGGCAATGGAGATTCTGCGATAAATTTAGATAAATTGTTATCGGCGATCGTATTTTAGCACCAGAGGATAAGCTGTTGACTATCTAATACCAAATCCGTTTTTAATAGTGTGATTAACTCCCAAGTTATGAATTGTTTCTCCCCACACCCTACACCCTACACCCCACACCCCACTATCCTATACTTTTTAAACAGGATTTAGTATAAATTACTCGTTCAGACTGCCCCCAGGAGAATTTTTCACTTTCACCGGAGGTTTACCGACTACTGTAATACTACCAAAAAGGTTCGGATACCTACACTATCGAGAAAGCGGGGTTATTTTGCACTATAGAGATAACGAAGGAACTGATAGGGGTAGGTATCGCCTAAAAACCGAGTACAGTTCCGATTCTAGAATTCACTATAGTTGTATCGGAGCAGCACAAAGATTATGGGAAAAGTAGTTGGAATTGACTTAGGGACGACTAACTCCTGCGTCGCGGTTATGGAAGGGGGTAAACCCACCGTTATCGCCAACGCCGAAGGATTTAGAACAACGCCCTCAGTCGTCGCCTACGCCAAAAATGGCGAGCGCCTAGTAGGACAAATCGCCAAACGTCAAGCGGTAATGAACCCGTACAATACTTTTTATTCCGTCAAACGCTTCATCGGCCGGAAATTCAACGAAGTTAGCAAGGAAGCCACAGAAGTATCCTACAAAGCTCTTCAAGACGGCAACGGCAACGTTAAATTAGACTGTCCGGCCCAGGGCAGACAATTCGCCCCCGAAGAAATTTCCGCCCAGGTACTGCGGAAACTGGTGGAAGATGCCAGTAAATACCTCGGCGAAACCGTTACCCAAGCAGTCATCACCGTACCTGCTTATTTTAATGACTCCCAACGTCAAGCCACCAAAGATGCGGGGAGAATTGCCGGGATTGAAGTTCTCCGCATTATCAACGAACCCACCGCCGCCTCTCTTGCCTACGGATTAGAGAGAAAAGCTAACGAAACCATTCTCGTTTTTGACTTGGGTGGGGGAACCTTTGACGTATCGGTTCTGGAAGTGGGTGATGGTGTCTTTGAAGTTCTCGCTACCTCTGGAGATACTCATCTCGGGGGTGATGACTTCGATAAAAAAATCGTTGATTATTTAGCCGAAGAATTCGAAAAATTTGAAGGAATCGATCTCCGTCAAGATAAACAAGCCCTGCAACGTCTCACGGAAGCGGCGGAAAAAGCCAAAATTGAGCTTTCTAGCGTTACCCAAACGGAAATTAACCTGCCCTTCATCACCGCTACCGCCGAAGGACCAAAACACCTAGATACTACCTTAACCAGAGCTAAATTTGAGGAAATTTGTGGCGATTTAATTGATCGCTGTCGGCGTCCCGTAGAAAATGCCGTCCGTGATGCCAAAATCGATAAATCTGCCCTCGATGAAGTGGTTCTCGTCGGTGGTTCAACCCGGATTCCCGCCATTCAAGAATTAGTTAAACAAGTTCTGGGCAAAGAGCCTAACCAAAGCGTTAACCCTGATGAAGTGGT
This Microcystis wesenbergii NRERC-220 DNA region includes the following protein-coding sequences:
- the dnaK gene encoding molecular chaperone DnaK — translated: MGKVVGIDLGTTNSCVAVMEGGKPTVIANAEGFRTTPSVVAYAKNGERLVGQIAKRQAVMNPYNTFYSVKRFIGRKFNEVSKEATEVSYKALQDGNGNVKLDCPAQGRQFAPEEISAQVLRKLVEDASKYLGETVTQAVITVPAYFNDSQRQATKDAGRIAGIEVLRIINEPTAASLAYGLERKANETILVFDLGGGTFDVSVLEVGDGVFEVLATSGDTHLGGDDFDKKIVDYLAEEFEKFEGIDLRQDKQALQRLTEAAEKAKIELSSVTQTEINLPFITATAEGPKHLDTTLTRAKFEEICGDLIDRCRRPVENAVRDAKIDKSALDEVVLVGGSTRIPAIQELVKQVLGKEPNQSVNPDEVVAVGAAIQGGVLAGEVKDILLLDVSPLSLGVETLGGVMTRIIPRNTTIPTRKSEVFSTAVDSQTNVEIHVLQGEREIARDNKSLGTFRLDGIPPAPRGLPQIEVVFDIDANGILNVTAKDKGTGKEQSISITGASTLPQNEVERMVNEAESNAAADKERRERIERKNQADSLVYQAEKQLFELGDKVPPLEKTKAQKLIKELKEAIAQEDDGKIKVALPELQQVLYEIGTRIYQQAAPSNPTGGNNNGPSGGAGGGDDVIDAEFSDTK
- a CDS encoding RtcB family protein, with protein sequence MTYETLELSTPTPILSWAGHELGPQETQMAKNVASLPFVYKHISLMPDVHLGKGALVGSVIATKDAVIPAAVGVDIGCGMAALKMPFTGEQLQGKLKKIRLDVEANIPVGFAENKEVDREVTKWPKWAEFKQIHRGVQNLEKKALKQMGSLGGGNHFIEICLDTDNQVWLMLHSGSRGIGNQLAQCHIDTAKELAKLAECKLPDLDLAYFVAGTEEFAAYWHDLQWAQEYARYNREIMIARFKRIVEKHLAGGKPTKPLLVVNCHHNYAEKEIHFGEEVYVTRKGAVRARETDYGIIPGSMGAQSYIVKGKGEHNSFCSCSHGAGRLMSRNLAKKIFTLDDLIAQTEGVECRKDEGVIDEIPGAYKPIQQVMNQQADLVEIVATLKQVMCVKG